The Thunnus maccoyii chromosome 9, fThuMac1.1, whole genome shotgun sequence genome includes a region encoding these proteins:
- the ube2l3b gene encoding ubiquitin-conjugating enzyme E2 L3b: MAASRRLAKELEEIRRSGMKNFRNIQVEESNLLSWQGLIVPDNPPYDKGAFRIEIIFPTEYPFKPPKITFKTKIYHPNIDEKGQVCLPVISAENWKPATKTDQVIQSLIALVNDPQPEHPLRADLAEEYSKDRKKFLKNAEEFTKKHGEKRPMD; the protein is encoded by the exons ATGGCGGCGAGCAGGAGGCTGGCCAAG GAACTTGAAGAGATTCGCAGGTCTGGAATGAAAAACTTCAGAAACATTCAAGTTGAGGAATCAAACCTATTGTCATGGCAAGGGCTCATTGTTCCT GACAACCCCCCTTATGACAAAGGTGCGTTCAGGATCGAAATCATTTTCCCCACCGAGTACCCTTTCAAGCCTCCCAAGATCACATTCAAGACAAAGATCTATCACCCCAACATTGATGAGAAGGGCCAGGTGTGCTTGCCTGTGATCAGTGCAGAGAACTGGAAGCCTGCCACCAAAACTGACCAAG tAATTCAGTCCCTCATTGCGCTGGTGAATGACCCCCAGCCGGAACATCCCCTGAGGGCAGACCTAGCTGAAGAATACTCAAAGGACCGTAAAAAATTCTTGAAGAATGCTGAAGAGTTTACAAAGAAACACGGCGAAAAGCGGCCAATGGACTGA
- the LOC121904561 gene encoding ubiquinol-cytochrome-c reductase complex assembly factor 3, whose protein sequence is MSGLRTILSSTAMVVVLGVGFGTWLMVVPTEDRRKNLIKNLPESNPVRMEETRKRSALVMQALKDAAETNDNIVRGFGGTAK, encoded by the exons ATGAGCGGCCTGCGGACCATCCTGAGCTCCACTGCGATGGTCGTAGTCCTGGGGGTCGGCTTTGGGACGTGGCTGATGGTTGTCCCGACAGAAGACAGGCGGAAAAATCTGATCAAG AATCTACCTGAATCGAACCCGGTGAGAATGGAAGAGACGAGGAAGAGGAGCGCTCTGGTGATGCAGGCACTCAAGGATGCTGCTGAAACCAACGACAATATTGTAAGAGGATTCGGCGGAACTGCAAAATAA